The Zootoca vivipara chromosome 16, rZooViv1.1, whole genome shotgun sequence genome has a segment encoding these proteins:
- the LOC118075198 gene encoding protein NipSnap homolog 3B gives MGSRVFGSLRRAALSGCKAQPSLYQVCSSLATGPRQDVGTFYELRTYDIKPAKAKEFLELVNKSINIRVAHSEMIGFWTAEFGSMNKAFHIWKYDNFAHRRAVRKAVVADKEWQERLSVLLQFLDKQHMEIAYMVPWCELGSSPKSGVYELVTYQLKPGGPALWGKSFKGVIDAHISKDYSKLIGVFHTEYGLLNTVHVLWWYENPDSRAAGRHFAHEDARVVAAVRENIQYLESQQNMLLIPAPFSPLK, from the exons CCAAGTCTGTATCAGGTTTGCTCGTCTCTTGCCACAGGACCCAGGCAAGATGTTGGCACCTTCTATGAACTCCGTACTTACGATATCAAACCAGCAAAGGCAAAGGAATTCCTCGAGTTGGTCAATAAAAGCATCAACATTCGCGTGGCTCACTCAGAGATGATTGGATTCTGGACAGCGGAGTTTGGGTCAATGAATAAGGCTTTCCATATTTGGAAATATG ACAACTTTGCCCACAGGAGAGCTGTAAGGAAAGCTGTGGTTGCTGATAAAGAATGGCAGGAAAGATTGTCAGTACTTCTTCAATTCCTAGACAAGCAGCATATGGAAATTGCTTACATGGTCCCCTGGTGTGAGCTCGGGAGTTCTCCAAAGTCAG GAGTTTATGAGTTGGTTACTTATCAGTTGAAACCAGGTGGACCCGCTTTGTGGGGAAAGTCATTCAAAGGAGTGATTGATGCGCACATCAGCAAAGACTATTCTAAACTGATTGGTGTCTTCCACACAGAATACGGATTACTTAATACAG TTCATGTGCTTTGGTGGTATGAGAATCCTGATAGTCGTGCGGCTGGGAGGCATTTTGCCCATGAAGATGCCAGGGTGGTAGCAGCAG TACGAGAGAACATCCAGTACTTGGAATCCCAGCAAAACATGCTCCTGATTCCTGCACCATTTTCACCTTTGAAATAG